From a region of the Pontixanthobacter gangjinensis genome:
- the ppa gene encoding inorganic diphosphatase, with translation MDISKISIGDNPPESLNVIIEVPTGGEPVKYEFDKASGALFVDRILHTPMRYPANYGFIPHTLSPDGDPLDALVIARTPFIAGCVVRARPIGVLNLEDEHGGDEKLICVPVDTTFPYYSDVGETKDLPSIIFQQIEHFFTHYKDLEAEKWVRIGNWGDAEEARQIVIEAIERAKA, from the coding sequence ATGGATATCAGCAAAATCAGCATTGGCGACAATCCGCCAGAGAGCCTTAACGTCATCATCGAAGTACCCACTGGCGGCGAACCGGTGAAGTATGAATTCGACAAAGCATCGGGCGCATTGTTCGTGGACCGCATCCTACACACGCCAATGCGGTATCCCGCCAATTACGGCTTCATTCCGCACACTTTGTCGCCAGATGGCGATCCGCTGGACGCTCTGGTAATTGCGCGCACCCCCTTCATCGCAGGCTGTGTCGTCCGCGCACGCCCGATTGGCGTGCTCAATTTGGAAGACGAGCACGGCGGCGATGAGAAGCTGATCTGCGTGCCAGTCGACACAACGTTCCCCTATTATTCTGACGTCGGCGAAACCAAGGATTTGCCGTCAATCATCTTTCAACAGATCGAACATTTCTTCACCCATTACAAAGACCTCGAAGCTGAAAAATGGGTGCGTATCGGCAATTGGGGCGATGCGGAGGAAGCGCGTCAGATTGTTATCGAGGCGATAGAGCGAGCAAAAGCGTAA
- a CDS encoding mechanosensitive ion channel family protein, with protein MRKIWQAVAMCLLMLTGPAYAILPAAPETEAGEPAPAQLIEPEIVPGEDERIAKRLRGIYGVLDHLSAVTVEVEQGVVTLNGALASQADIDEAEGLADQIDGVVTVQNKIERDVSIGENLGALGSLSERFTDFVKFLPLLGAAFLVALLISLLGYAIAGLRGFWRRISPNVFLAELIASAIRFVFVIGGAVIALDMIGAGALLGAVLGGAGVIGIALGFAMRETIENYVASLMLSLRQPFQANDHVLIDDLEGRIIRLTSRATVMMTMDGNHLRVPNSTVFKAVITNFTRNPQRRFDFELGVDAEDDPTAARCLGVSVLKELPFVLDNPEPSARIEQVGDSNIVIRYLGWIDQQQADIYKARSRAIHAVKDALENNGFALPEPIYRLRFDSAAPLNFEGAATMTTGEKPKVERPDKPVRPPLPDEDVSPVTEISEMVRAERAADLGDDDLLDSERPIE; from the coding sequence ATGCGCAAGATATGGCAAGCGGTGGCAATGTGCCTTTTGATGTTAACCGGGCCAGCCTACGCGATACTCCCCGCGGCTCCGGAGACTGAAGCCGGGGAACCCGCTCCCGCGCAACTGATCGAGCCGGAGATCGTCCCCGGCGAAGACGAGCGCATCGCAAAGCGGCTTCGCGGAATTTATGGGGTTCTGGATCATCTCTCCGCCGTCACAGTTGAAGTTGAGCAGGGCGTTGTCACATTAAATGGTGCGCTCGCATCGCAAGCCGATATCGATGAAGCCGAAGGGCTCGCTGATCAGATTGATGGCGTGGTGACTGTGCAAAACAAAATTGAGCGCGATGTATCAATTGGCGAAAATTTGGGCGCGTTGGGCAGCCTGTCGGAGCGGTTTACCGATTTTGTGAAGTTCCTGCCCTTGCTTGGCGCGGCTTTTCTCGTGGCACTGCTTATCAGCCTGCTTGGCTACGCGATTGCGGGTCTTCGCGGGTTCTGGCGCCGAATTTCACCCAACGTTTTCTTGGCAGAACTCATCGCCAGCGCGATCCGGTTTGTGTTTGTTATTGGCGGGGCGGTGATTGCTCTCGATATGATCGGCGCAGGCGCTTTGCTGGGCGCGGTGCTTGGCGGAGCCGGTGTAATTGGTATCGCGCTTGGCTTTGCGATGCGCGAAACAATTGAGAATTACGTCGCGTCGCTGATGCTTAGCCTCCGCCAACCGTTTCAGGCCAATGATCATGTCCTGATCGATGATCTTGAGGGGCGGATTATCCGCCTGACTAGCCGTGCAACGGTGATGATGACGATGGACGGTAACCATCTGCGCGTGCCAAATTCGACTGTTTTCAAAGCGGTCATCACCAATTTCACCCGCAACCCGCAGCGCCGATTCGACTTTGAATTGGGCGTGGATGCGGAAGATGATCCAACCGCTGCGCGTTGTCTCGGGGTCAGTGTCCTCAAGGAGCTGCCATTTGTGCTCGACAATCCCGAGCCAAGCGCAAGGATTGAACAGGTGGGCGATTCCAACATTGTCATCCGCTACCTGGGCTGGATCGATCAACAGCAGGCGGATATCTACAAAGCGCGAAGCAGGGCGATCCATGCGGTTAAAGACGCACTTGAAAACAATGGGTTTGCCCTGCCGGAACCGATTTACCGCTTGCGGTTCGACTCGGCGGCTCCGCTCAATTTTGAAGGGGCAGCGACTATGACCACTGGCGAGAAACCAAAGGTAGAAAGGCCGGACAAACCCGTGCGACCGCCTTTGCCGGATGAGGATGTTTCGCCCGTCACCGAGATTTCGGAAATGGTAAGAGCTGAACGAGCAGCAGATTTGGGCGACGATGATCTGCTCGATTCAGAGCGTCCAATTGAATAG
- a CDS encoding TldD/PmbA family protein, which yields MITPEQAQERCAELIGLAVKKGADSADAVTSASASESVSVRLGALEDVERSEGEEIGLRVFLGQRSATISTSDFSDEAFAELTERVVAMARLAPEDPFAGLAPSDLLARTGHADYDLSDPAEPTPASLRDRALEMEDAARAVEGVTNSGGANAGFSRSVVALVTSHGFSGGFESTSHALSASLIAGEGDAMQRDYEYRAAHYLEDLPSPASIGLTAAERTIARMNPGKLPSGAMPVLFDPRVSGTLIGHLIAAMSGMSAARRSTFLLDRIDDTLFPASIRILDDPHRLRGPRSRPFDGEGLPTAARALVEAGKCTGWLLNSAAARQLDLPLTGHAARSGGGAPGISASNVHMEAGEISREEMIAEISDGVLVTELVGQGVNGLTGDYSRAASGFRIRSGELVGPVADFTIAGNLLDMFAALIPASDLEMYRAINAPTLRIDGMTVAGE from the coding sequence ATGATTACACCGGAACAAGCGCAAGAACGTTGCGCGGAGTTAATTGGCCTCGCCGTGAAGAAGGGCGCCGATTCTGCGGACGCGGTTACTTCGGCCAGCGCGTCCGAAAGCGTCTCTGTCCGGTTGGGCGCGTTGGAAGATGTTGAGCGGTCAGAAGGTGAGGAAATAGGTCTTCGCGTGTTCTTAGGCCAGCGTTCGGCAACTATCAGCACCAGCGATTTCTCCGATGAGGCCTTCGCCGAATTGACCGAGCGCGTGGTCGCGATGGCAAGGCTCGCGCCTGAAGATCCTTTCGCGGGCCTTGCCCCTTCAGATTTGTTGGCACGGACTGGTCACGCCGATTACGACTTGAGCGATCCAGCTGAGCCAACTCCGGCTTCATTGCGAGACCGGGCTTTGGAAATGGAAGATGCCGCGCGTGCGGTGGAGGGCGTGACCAATAGCGGCGGAGCGAATGCAGGTTTTAGCCGCTCGGTCGTGGCGCTGGTGACCAGCCACGGTTTTTCTGGCGGCTTCGAATCGACCTCGCATGCACTCAGCGCCAGCCTGATCGCAGGCGAAGGTGACGCAATGCAGCGCGATTATGAGTATCGCGCCGCGCATTATCTGGAGGATTTGCCGTCCCCCGCATCCATTGGCCTGACCGCTGCGGAGCGTACGATTGCACGCATGAATCCCGGTAAATTGCCGAGCGGCGCTATGCCAGTTCTGTTCGATCCGCGGGTTAGCGGAACTTTGATCGGCCATTTGATCGCGGCGATGAGCGGAATGTCGGCGGCGCGGCGATCAACTTTCCTGCTGGACCGAATCGACGACACATTATTTCCAGCGAGCATCCGCATCCTGGATGACCCCCACCGCCTACGCGGCCCCCGCTCGCGCCCGTTTGATGGCGAGGGCTTGCCCACAGCAGCGCGAGCCTTGGTCGAGGCTGGTAAATGCACGGGCTGGCTTCTCAACAGCGCCGCTGCGCGCCAGCTTGATTTGCCGCTAACCGGCCACGCTGCTCGTAGCGGCGGCGGTGCACCGGGAATCTCGGCCAGCAATGTCCATATGGAAGCGGGTGAGATCAGCCGCGAGGAAATGATTGCCGAAATCAGCGATGGTGTGCTCGTGACTGAATTGGTCGGGCAGGGTGTGAACGGCCTGACTGGCGACTACAGCCGGGCAGCGTCCGGTTTCCGGATTCGCAGCGGTGAATTGGTAGGGCCGGTTGCCGATTTTACGATTGCGGGGAACCTATTGGATATGTTCGCCGCTTTAATCCCTGCAAGCGATTTGGAAATGTACCGTGCAATCAACGCGCCGACCTTGCGGATCGACGGGATGACTGTTGCAGGAGAATGA
- the lptB gene encoding LPS export ABC transporter ATP-binding protein yields the protein MSEIIHAEPTASVDANAPMPQGGLEVISIAKSYDKRAVLTDISLTVGKGEVLGLLGPNGAGKTTCFYSIMGLVRPDSGRILMDGDDVTKLPMYRRAILGLGYLPQETSIFRGMTVEQNINCVLEMVEPDKETRAAELERLLDEFGLVKLRASAAMALSGGERRRCEIARALAAKPSIMLLDEPFAGIDPLSISDIRDLVKDLKTRGIGVLITDHNVRETLEIVDRACIIYGGQVLFAGTPQDLVADENVKRLYLGEGFTL from the coding sequence ATGAGCGAGATCATACACGCCGAACCCACCGCGTCCGTGGATGCCAACGCCCCCATGCCACAAGGCGGACTGGAAGTTATTTCCATCGCCAAAAGCTATGACAAGCGAGCGGTCCTGACCGACATTTCCCTGACTGTGGGTAAGGGAGAGGTGCTTGGACTGCTTGGCCCCAATGGCGCGGGCAAGACCACCTGCTTTTATTCAATCATGGGCCTGGTTCGCCCTGATTCCGGGCGTATCTTGATGGATGGCGATGATGTCACCAAACTGCCGATGTATCGCCGCGCGATCCTTGGGCTCGGTTATCTACCTCAGGAAACCAGCATTTTTCGCGGAATGACTGTGGAGCAAAATATCAATTGCGTGCTCGAAATGGTCGAGCCTGACAAGGAAACCCGCGCGGCTGAACTGGAACGGCTGCTAGACGAATTCGGCTTGGTGAAATTACGCGCTTCGGCAGCAATGGCGCTATCGGGTGGTGAACGACGGCGCTGCGAGATTGCCCGCGCATTGGCAGCCAAACCCTCCATCATGCTGCTCGATGAACCGTTTGCCGGAATTGACCCGCTGTCGATCAGCGACATTCGCGATCTGGTCAAAGATTTGAAGACCCGCGGCATCGGCGTGCTCATAACTGACCATAATGTTCGTGAGACACTCGAAATCGTTGACCGCGCCTGCATCATTTATGGCGGACAAGTGCTGTTTGCCGGCACGCCTCAAGATCTGGTCGCGGATGAGAATGTGAAGCGCCTGTATCTGGGCGAAGGCTTCACTTTGTGA
- the rpoN gene encoding RNA polymerase factor sigma-54 yields the protein MALGPRLDLRQSQSLVMTPQLQQAIKLLALSNLEIETFIGDALEANPLLEAGEIQSQDAPDNAGDAISEPSADGPAGDDTALDIDSSAIDVDRDTGDGQTGDGEWGAAGSASGSISDDMPGIEERSTATISLADHLEEQIGGATSNPREEFAARYLIGLLDEAGYLGTDLRSAALDLDMNPSEVESALKAVQSLDPTGVGARTLSECLALQAREADRYDPCMARLIDNLDLVAKGEFARLKRMCDVDDEDFADMLNELRSYDPKPGLAYGGDPESAVLPDILISPGKAEGWDIRLNEATLPRLVVNRGYFVELREGCTDKESRGWLNEKLADANWLIKALDQRQKTILKTAAEIVKKQEGFFKHGVSELRPLTLREVAEEIDMHESTVSRVTSNKYLHCDRGTFELKYFFMSGVGADADGEGGASSESVKARIKSLCDAEDPKKILSDDKLVELLKAEGFDIARRTVAKYREAVGIGSSVQRRRTKKLNSF from the coding sequence ATGGCCTTGGGGCCGCGCCTAGACCTCCGCCAATCGCAATCGCTGGTTATGACTCCCCAGCTGCAGCAAGCTATCAAGCTGCTGGCGCTGTCAAATCTCGAAATCGAAACCTTCATCGGAGATGCGCTGGAGGCTAACCCGCTGCTCGAAGCTGGCGAGATCCAAAGTCAGGACGCGCCCGATAATGCTGGCGATGCAATTTCAGAACCCTCTGCTGATGGCCCAGCCGGAGATGACACCGCACTAGATATCGACAGCAGCGCCATCGATGTGGACCGTGACACCGGCGACGGGCAAACTGGCGATGGCGAATGGGGGGCAGCTGGCTCTGCAAGCGGTTCCATATCCGATGACATGCCTGGGATTGAGGAGCGCAGCACTGCTACTATATCGCTAGCTGACCATCTTGAAGAACAAATCGGCGGAGCCACCAGCAATCCTCGCGAAGAATTTGCCGCGCGTTACCTGATCGGCCTGCTCGATGAAGCAGGCTATCTCGGCACCGATTTGCGCAGCGCAGCGCTCGATCTCGATATGAACCCAAGCGAGGTAGAAAGCGCGCTGAAAGCCGTCCAGTCGCTCGATCCCACCGGTGTCGGAGCAAGGACACTGAGCGAATGTCTCGCTTTGCAAGCACGCGAAGCCGACCGTTATGACCCCTGCATGGCGCGTTTGATCGACAATCTTGATCTGGTCGCGAAAGGCGAATTCGCCCGACTGAAGCGCATGTGCGATGTCGATGACGAGGATTTTGCCGATATGCTGAACGAGCTGCGCAGCTATGACCCCAAACCGGGGCTAGCCTATGGCGGCGATCCCGAAAGCGCGGTTCTACCCGACATTCTCATATCACCCGGCAAGGCTGAAGGCTGGGATATTAGGCTAAACGAAGCGACATTGCCGCGGCTTGTGGTCAATCGCGGTTATTTTGTCGAATTGCGCGAAGGTTGCACCGACAAGGAATCGCGCGGCTGGCTGAATGAAAAACTGGCCGATGCAAACTGGTTGATAAAGGCGCTTGATCAGCGTCAGAAAACCATTCTCAAGACCGCTGCGGAAATCGTAAAGAAGCAGGAAGGTTTTTTCAAACATGGGGTGTCAGAATTGCGTCCTTTGACTTTGCGTGAGGTCGCCGAAGAGATCGATATGCATGAAAGCACCGTCAGCCGGGTGACCAGCAACAAGTATCTGCACTGCGATCGGGGCACATTCGAGCTCAAATATTTCTTCATGAGCGGGGTTGGCGCAGATGCAGACGGCGAAGGCGGCGCGTCTTCGGAAAGCGTCAAGGCGCGAATAAAGTCACTATGCGATGCGGAAGACCCGAAAAAAATCCTCTCCGATGATAAATTGGTCGAGTTACTCAAGGCAGAAGGCTTCGACATTGCGCGCCGCACCGTGGCCAAATATCGCGAAGCAGTTGGCATCGGCAGCAGCGTTCAGCGGAGGCGAACCAAAAAGCTCAACAGTTTTTGA
- the ctrA gene encoding response regulator transcription factor CtrA, whose translation MRVLLIEDEPTTAKAIELMLTTEGFNVYSTDLGEEGLDLGKLYDYDIILLDLNLPDMHGYDVLKKLRVAKVQTPVLILSGIAEMDSKIRSFGFGADDYVTKPFHREELVARIHAVVRRSKGHSQSVIRTGKLAVNLDAKTVEVDGARVHLTGKEYAMLELLSLRKATTLTKEMFLNHLYGGMDEPELKIIDVFICKLRKKLSHACDGENYIETVWGRGYVLRDPESAAAAA comes from the coding sequence ATGCGGGTACTGTTGATTGAAGACGAGCCGACAACGGCAAAAGCTATCGAGCTCATGCTTACAACAGAAGGGTTCAATGTCTACTCGACCGATTTGGGCGAGGAAGGTTTGGATCTGGGTAAACTGTATGATTACGACATCATCCTGCTGGATCTTAATTTACCGGACATGCACGGATATGATGTGTTGAAGAAATTGCGCGTTGCCAAGGTGCAGACGCCGGTTCTGATCCTTTCGGGTATCGCAGAAATGGACAGCAAAATCCGCAGCTTCGGCTTCGGTGCTGATGATTATGTGACCAAGCCGTTCCACCGCGAAGAACTGGTTGCACGCATTCATGCGGTTGTCCGCCGCTCGAAAGGCCACAGCCAATCGGTCATCCGCACCGGCAAGCTGGCCGTGAACCTTGATGCCAAAACTGTAGAAGTTGACGGCGCCCGTGTTCACCTGACCGGCAAAGAATATGCGATGCTCGAGCTTCTTTCGCTTCGCAAGGCCACGACGCTCACTAAGGAAATGTTCCTCAACCACCTTTATGGTGGAATGGACGAGCCTGAACTCAAGATCATTGACGTCTTCATTTGCAAGCTGCGCAAAAAACTCAGCCATGCATGTGACGGCGAGAATTATATCGAAACTGTGTGGGGCCGTGGTTACGTCCTGCGCGATCCGGAAAGTGCAGCCGCAGCTGCGTAA
- the opgC gene encoding OpgC domain-containing protein — MSSSSLSPQRSHTRIHAIDAIRGFCLLNIFVNHITVGFLNGLSPSRIMFSDSAEAFVFLAGISCFLAYGAYGGKNFTAINRQRIWHRAITLLWVNSLIALISVAILLIAARIATPAEPSLFPTELIKEHGIVPYLWHVLTMQETAGYSVVLRLYVALMLAAPLYIWLAGKRFWYPLIPAGLLWLGAGHFGLAESNSLSGVPLALTLLPWNMVFASGIALGAAIAQGKALPQSRPLTFAAAALVLAGPVCFTVLTRLSPDILAWVDTRNDYFWTGASKSLQSPLRVAYMLALAYLVIALRKAPVIRLVYGVSPGNVLTILGRRSLEVFSVGAVLALVADQVLWALFTHDVVTSGSLGAIAIEGAMCGLAVFAMLRAAQSKRFTADAIGSTIARFMTNQAAPTQTAAKI; from the coding sequence ATGAGTTCGAGCAGCCTCTCTCCTCAGCGTTCCCACACACGCATCCATGCGATTGACGCCATTCGCGGGTTTTGCCTGCTCAACATTTTCGTGAACCACATAACAGTCGGTTTTCTGAACGGCCTTTCACCATCAAGGATCATGTTTTCCGACAGCGCAGAAGCATTTGTATTCCTCGCCGGAATATCATGCTTTCTGGCCTATGGGGCCTATGGCGGCAAAAATTTCACTGCCATCAATCGCCAGCGAATATGGCACCGCGCCATTACGCTGCTCTGGGTCAATTCGCTGATTGCTTTGATATCGGTCGCGATTCTGCTGATCGCAGCGAGAATTGCCACACCAGCCGAACCTTCGCTGTTTCCTACAGAATTGATTAAAGAACACGGCATCGTCCCTTACCTCTGGCATGTACTGACAATGCAGGAGACCGCCGGATACTCGGTTGTGTTGCGGCTCTATGTCGCGCTGATGCTGGCCGCGCCGCTGTATATCTGGCTGGCTGGTAAACGGTTCTGGTACCCGCTTATTCCGGCAGGACTGTTGTGGCTTGGTGCCGGGCATTTTGGCCTTGCCGAAAGCAACAGTTTAAGCGGCGTCCCGCTCGCTCTTACCTTGCTGCCGTGGAACATGGTGTTTGCATCGGGTATCGCGCTGGGAGCGGCTATCGCTCAAGGCAAAGCATTGCCACAAAGCAGGCCCCTGACATTTGCTGCAGCTGCTCTGGTGCTTGCAGGGCCGGTATGCTTCACTGTTCTCACGCGTCTTTCGCCAGATATTCTGGCCTGGGTCGATACGCGCAATGATTATTTCTGGACAGGGGCAAGCAAGTCTCTGCAATCGCCGCTTCGTGTCGCCTATATGCTCGCGCTTGCCTATCTGGTTATCGCCCTGAGAAAAGCGCCGGTCATCAGGTTAGTCTACGGCGTTTCGCCCGGAAATGTTTTGACGATATTGGGCCGTCGCTCGCTCGAAGTCTTCTCGGTTGGCGCGGTTCTCGCGCTCGTTGCCGACCAAGTGCTGTGGGCGCTGTTCACCCATGATGTTGTTACCTCAGGATCATTAGGCGCGATCGCGATAGAGGGCGCGATGTGCGGCTTGGCGGTATTCGCCATGCTGCGCGCGGCACAAAGCAAACGGTTTACCGCTGACGCAATCGGCTCAACCATTGCAAGATTCATGACCAATCAGGCCGCTCCAACGCAAACTGCTGCCAAAATCTGA